Proteins encoded in a region of the Haloarchaeobius salinus genome:
- a CDS encoding antibiotic biosynthesis monooxygenase family protein yields the protein MYLVTFRLDPGEYDAEFHELNDAIQEAAEETEGYLGKRTWQAPEREEVLVVYYWESLDALGSFGADPDHKRAKQRWTEWYDAYEVIVTEVIEAYGSGFGDDADPPV from the coding sequence ATGTATCTCGTCACGTTTCGTCTCGACCCCGGGGAGTACGATGCGGAGTTCCACGAGTTGAACGATGCGATACAGGAGGCCGCGGAGGAGACGGAGGGGTATCTGGGCAAGCGGACGTGGCAGGCCCCGGAGCGCGAGGAGGTCCTCGTCGTGTACTACTGGGAGTCGTTGGACGCGCTCGGGTCGTTCGGAGCAGACCCCGACCACAAGCGGGCGAAACAGCGGTGGACGGAGTGGTACGATGCGTACGAGGTCATCGTCACCGAGGTCATCGAGGCGTACGGGAGTGGATTCGGCGACGACGCGGACCCGCCCGTGTAG
- a CDS encoding amino acid ABC transporter permease: MSYAEDLRQIRRTEGRSAVSWVLIAAGALFWGYLLLRWLINWNWVPFGTPGEPLVSPEALGLTGGTATAFQSLPQLAEGAYITVLITVLSILLGLVLAVPLSVARVYGRWSKYLSLSFTELIRGTPLIAQLYLLYYGLNLSQFFRGLTEFGPFTFRTALWVALIGFTINSAAYQAEYIRSAIESVDPNQLVAARSVGLTQREGIRHVVLPQTLRYAIPGWTNELVYLIKYSSLATFITVAELFRRADAVASDTFDYTAMFTVVALVYIGIVITATRLMGYVEDRVSLPGLGQARGRS, from the coding sequence GTGAGCTACGCCGAGGACCTCCGCCAGATCAGACGGACCGAGGGCCGCTCGGCCGTCTCGTGGGTCCTCATCGCCGCCGGGGCGCTGTTCTGGGGCTATCTGCTCCTGCGCTGGCTCATCAACTGGAACTGGGTGCCGTTCGGGACACCCGGCGAACCGCTGGTCTCGCCCGAGGCACTCGGGCTGACAGGCGGCACCGCGACCGCGTTCCAGTCGTTGCCACAGCTCGCCGAGGGGGCGTACATCACCGTGCTCATCACGGTGCTCTCTATCCTGCTCGGACTCGTGCTCGCGGTGCCGCTGTCGGTGGCCCGCGTGTACGGGCGATGGAGCAAGTACCTCTCGCTGTCGTTCACCGAACTCATCCGGGGGACGCCGCTCATCGCACAGCTCTACCTGCTGTACTACGGACTGAACCTCTCGCAGTTCTTCCGCGGGCTCACCGAGTTCGGCCCGTTCACGTTCCGCACCGCGCTCTGGGTGGCCCTCATCGGCTTCACCATCAACAGCGCGGCGTACCAGGCGGAGTACATCCGGTCGGCCATCGAGAGCGTCGACCCGAACCAGCTCGTCGCGGCGCGCTCGGTCGGCCTGACCCAGCGCGAGGGCATCCGCCACGTCGTGCTCCCGCAGACCCTGCGCTATGCGATTCCGGGCTGGACGAACGAGCTGGTGTACCTCATCAAGTACTCCTCGCTGGCGACGTTCATCACGGTCGCCGAACTGTTCCGGCGGGCCGACGCCGTCGCGAGCGACACCTTCGACTACACCGCGATGTTCACGGTCGTCGCGCTGGTGTACATCGGCATCGTCATCACCGCGACGAGGCTGATGGGCTACGTCGAGGACCGCGTCTCCCTGCCCGGTCTCGGGCAGGCCCGCGGGCGGTCGTGA
- a CDS encoding amino acid ABC transporter ATP-binding protein, which produces MSDPLLRVEDLHKSYGDEKVLEGISFELETGDVEVLSGPSGSGKSTLLRCVNRLTEPDSGTIYLDGERVSGPDTDVNELRRQVGMVFQDFNLFLHLTALENITLGLRRVKSLGKAEARERAMEHLERVGLANQADSYPAELSGGQKQRVGIARALAMDPKLMLFDEPTSALDPELVGEVTSVMRELADEGMTMLVVTHEMGFAREAASRMMFLDQGHIVERGPPAQLFEHPEQARTAEFLQRITKLHGGETA; this is translated from the coding sequence ATGAGCGACCCGCTGCTCCGCGTCGAGGACCTGCACAAGAGCTACGGCGACGAGAAGGTCCTCGAGGGCATCAGCTTCGAGCTGGAGACGGGCGACGTAGAGGTGCTGTCCGGACCGAGCGGCTCCGGCAAGTCGACGCTGCTGCGCTGTGTCAACCGGCTCACGGAGCCGGACTCGGGGACCATCTACCTCGACGGCGAGCGCGTCAGCGGCCCCGACACCGACGTGAACGAGCTCCGGCGGCAGGTCGGGATGGTGTTCCAGGACTTCAACCTGTTCCTGCACCTCACCGCGCTCGAGAACATCACGCTCGGCCTGCGCCGGGTGAAGAGTCTAGGCAAGGCAGAGGCCCGCGAGCGGGCGATGGAGCACCTCGAACGCGTCGGCCTCGCCAACCAGGCGGACTCCTACCCCGCCGAACTCTCGGGAGGTCAGAAGCAGCGCGTCGGCATCGCCCGCGCGCTCGCGATGGACCCGAAGCTCATGCTGTTCGACGAGCCGACGAGCGCGCTCGACCCCGAGCTGGTCGGCGAGGTCACGAGCGTCATGCGCGAACTCGCCGACGAGGGCATGACGATGCTGGTGGTGACCCACGAGATGGGCTTCGCCCGCGAGGCAGCCTCGCGCATGATGTTCCTCGACCAGGGCCACATCGTCGAGCGCGGCCCGCCCGCCCAGCTGTTCGAGCACCCCGAGCAGGCACGCACCGCGGAGTTCCTGCAGCGCATCACGAAGCTCCACGGTGGTGAGACCGCGTGA
- a CDS encoding amino acid ABC transporter permease, with translation MVLELTPAAAPLQGGLADAASRFFLDNPDWGYVWSNRDAILDATVVTVQLTFVSIVLGFLIGLPAGVAEVYAPAWLRIPVETVGVVIRAVPILVILIYMFYVFSVSSSPFIAATFALGLRSGAYQSQIFRGAIQSVGEGQMEAARSVGMSKLEAIVYVIVPQSLRRSIPGFQNEFTIVLKDTSIAIILGVTELLGTAEDLFLQQNRTGAALELILAISLVYFVLTVTTNRGLEFAGDYFGVPTGENA, from the coding sequence ATGGTGCTGGAACTCACCCCGGCGGCCGCCCCGCTCCAGGGCGGACTCGCTGACGCCGCGAGCCGGTTCTTCCTCGACAACCCCGACTGGGGGTACGTCTGGAGCAACCGTGACGCGATACTGGACGCGACCGTCGTCACCGTCCAGCTGACGTTCGTCTCCATCGTCCTCGGGTTCCTCATCGGCCTCCCGGCGGGCGTCGCGGAGGTGTACGCACCCGCATGGCTCCGCATCCCCGTCGAGACCGTCGGGGTCGTCATCAGGGCGGTTCCCATCCTGGTCATCCTCATCTACATGTTCTACGTGTTCTCCGTGTCGAGCAGTCCGTTCATCGCGGCGACGTTCGCGCTCGGCCTCCGTTCGGGCGCGTACCAGTCCCAGATCTTCCGTGGCGCGATCCAGAGCGTCGGCGAGGGCCAGATGGAGGCCGCCCGCTCGGTCGGCATGAGCAAGCTGGAGGCCATCGTCTACGTCATCGTCCCGCAGTCGCTGCGGCGGTCCATCCCGGGATTCCAGAACGAGTTCACCATCGTGCTGAAGGACACGAGCATCGCCATCATCCTCGGTGTCACCGAGCTGCTCGGCACCGCCGAGGACCTGTTCCTCCAGCAGAACCGGACCGGCGCGGCGCTCGAGCTCATCCTCGCCATCAGCCTCGTCTACTTCGTGCTGACGGTGACGACGAACCGCGGACTGGAGTTCGCCGGTGACTACTTCGGCGTCCCCACGGGTGAGAACGCATGA
- a CDS encoding transporter substrate-binding domain-containing protein produces MDRRSYLKATGAAVTTVSLAGCIDSLTGGGGGGENTIIPGTASGFPPFEMKEGDEVVGFDIDLLEAVVDETDYELAAWEDLNSFDSLIPSLRNGNIDVIAAAMTITEDRDENIDFSDPYYSANQSILVREGGDFQPSELSDLQGRQVGSQAGTTGESVIQGMIEDGDFQESNYNAYDTYVLAVTDLENGNIDAVVLDEPVAASFASERSVSVAFVYETGEQYGFGIRTGESELQSALNDGLATVREDGTYQDLTAEWFGE; encoded by the coding sequence ATGGACAGACGTAGCTACCTCAAGGCGACTGGTGCGGCAGTGACGACAGTCTCCCTGGCAGGGTGTATCGACTCCCTCACCGGCGGCGGTGGCGGCGGCGAGAACACGATAATCCCGGGGACAGCGTCGGGCTTCCCGCCGTTCGAGATGAAGGAAGGCGACGAGGTCGTCGGCTTCGACATCGACCTGCTCGAGGCGGTCGTCGACGAGACCGACTACGAGCTCGCGGCCTGGGAGGACCTGAACTCGTTCGACTCGCTCATCCCGTCGCTCCGCAACGGTAACATCGACGTCATCGCCGCCGCGATGACCATCACCGAAGATCGCGACGAGAACATCGACTTCAGCGACCCGTACTACAGCGCGAACCAGTCCATCCTCGTGCGCGAGGGCGGGGACTTCCAGCCCTCGGAGCTGTCCGACCTGCAGGGCCGTCAGGTCGGATCCCAGGCCGGGACGACCGGCGAGAGCGTCATCCAGGGGATGATCGAGGACGGCGACTTCCAGGAGTCGAACTACAACGCCTACGACACGTACGTGCTGGCGGTGACCGACCTCGAAAACGGCAACATCGACGCGGTCGTCCTCGACGAGCCGGTCGCGGCGTCGTTCGCGTCCGAGCGCAGCGTCAGCGTCGCGTTCGTCTACGAGACCGGCGAGCAGTACGGCTTCGGCATCCGGACCGGCGAGAGCGAGCTGCAGTCCGCGCTCAACGACGGGCTCGCGACGGTGCGTGAGGACGGCACCTACCAGGACCTGACGGCGGAGTGGTTCGGCGAGTAA
- a CDS encoding COX15/CtaA family protein, whose protein sequence is MNWLDRRNVAILGAVTTGLTFLLILLGVYTAATGTGLTCQGRWPLCGGPLFGLLPPNVASYPEWIHRFVASITGFFILGTAYGAWKAFDSRRIHAAVAIAIVVLPVQVLLGRQTVVTYTAGVQTLHHGAAMVIFAGLVGATAWMFERSGEDGTTATAEREGTTRPVDAD, encoded by the coding sequence ATGAACTGGCTCGACCGCCGGAACGTCGCCATCCTCGGTGCGGTGACGACGGGGCTGACGTTCCTGCTCATCCTGCTCGGCGTGTACACGGCCGCGACGGGGACGGGACTCACCTGTCAGGGACGCTGGCCGCTCTGTGGCGGCCCGCTGTTCGGCCTGCTGCCGCCGAACGTGGCGTCGTACCCCGAGTGGATCCACCGGTTCGTCGCGTCCATCACCGGCTTCTTCATCCTCGGGACGGCCTACGGCGCGTGGAAGGCGTTCGACAGCCGGCGTATCCACGCCGCGGTCGCCATCGCCATCGTCGTCCTGCCGGTGCAGGTGCTCCTCGGCCGGCAGACCGTCGTGACCTACACCGCGGGCGTCCAGACGCTGCACCACGGCGCGGCGATGGTCATCTTCGCCGGCCTCGTCGGCGCGACGGCGTGGATGTTCGAGCGCAGCGGGGAGGACGGCACGACCGCGACGGCAGAGCGCGAGGGCACGACGCGGCCCGTCGACGCGGACTGA
- a CDS encoding NADP-dependent malic enzyme, producing MGLDEDSLDYHEAEPPGKLEISTTKPTNTQRDLSLAYSPGVAEPCRRIADDPDDAYKYTAKGNLVGVVSNGSAVLGLGDIGAQASKPVMEGKGVLFKRFADIDVFDIELDQDDPEKIIEAVSAMEPTFGGINLEDISAPECFTIEESLREEMDIPVFHDDQHGTAIISGAALLNAAEIAGKELEDLEIVFSGAGASALATARFYVSLGAKKENITMCDSSGIITTARAEAGDVNEYKREFARDIDEGGLGDAMAGSDVFVGLSIGGLVDQEMVRSMADNPIVFAMANPDPEIGYEAAKEARDDTVIMATGRSDYPNQVNNVLGFPFIFRGALDVRATEINEEMKVAAARALAELSKQDVPDAVVKAYGDQPLQFGPDYIIPKPLDPRVLFEVAPAVAKAAMDSGCARQELDLEAYEERLEARLGKSREMMRVVLNKAKSDPKRIALAEGADEKMIRAAYQLEEQGIAEPILIGNDKRITKTTERLGLDFEPTIANPRADDERHEDYAERLYQVRKRKGLTKSEAEDLIRRDTNYYGSVMVECGDADALLTGLTHHYPSALRPPLQVIGTAEDADFAAGVYMLTFKNRVIFCADTTVNQDPDAKVLAEVADHTAELARSFNVDPRVAMLSYSNFGSVDNPGTRKPRRAADMLRNDGDVDYPVDGEMQADTAVVEEILEGTYEFTDLEEPANVLVFPNLEAGNIGYKLLQRLGGAEAIGPMLVGMDKPVHVLQRGDEVKDIVNLAGVAVVDAQQNE from the coding sequence ATGGGACTCGACGAGGATTCACTGGACTACCACGAGGCGGAACCACCCGGGAAACTGGAGATATCGACGACGAAGCCGACGAACACACAGCGCGACCTCTCGCTCGCGTACTCGCCGGGCGTCGCGGAGCCGTGCCGGCGCATCGCCGACGACCCCGACGACGCGTACAAGTACACGGCGAAGGGGAACCTCGTCGGCGTCGTCTCCAACGGCTCGGCCGTGCTGGGCCTCGGTGACATCGGCGCACAGGCGTCCAAACCGGTCATGGAGGGCAAGGGCGTGCTGTTCAAGCGCTTCGCCGACATCGACGTGTTCGACATCGAGCTCGACCAGGACGACCCCGAGAAGATCATCGAGGCCGTCAGCGCGATGGAGCCGACCTTCGGCGGCATCAACCTGGAGGACATCTCCGCGCCCGAGTGCTTCACCATCGAGGAGTCGCTCCGGGAGGAGATGGACATCCCCGTCTTCCACGACGACCAGCACGGCACCGCCATCATCTCCGGGGCCGCGCTGCTGAACGCCGCCGAGATCGCGGGGAAGGAGCTCGAAGACCTCGAGATCGTCTTCTCCGGCGCGGGAGCGTCCGCGCTCGCGACGGCGCGGTTCTACGTCTCCCTCGGCGCGAAGAAGGAGAACATCACGATGTGTGACTCCTCGGGCATCATCACGACCGCGCGCGCCGAGGCGGGCGACGTGAACGAGTACAAACGGGAGTTCGCCCGCGATATCGACGAGGGCGGCCTCGGCGACGCCATGGCGGGCTCGGACGTGTTCGTCGGCCTCTCCATCGGCGGGCTCGTCGACCAGGAGATGGTCCGGTCGATGGCGGACAACCCCATCGTCTTCGCGATGGCCAACCCCGACCCCGAGATCGGCTACGAGGCGGCCAAGGAGGCCCGCGACGACACCGTCATCATGGCGACCGGCCGCTCCGACTACCCGAACCAGGTGAACAACGTGCTCGGCTTCCCGTTCATCTTCCGGGGCGCGCTCGACGTACGCGCGACGGAGATCAACGAGGAGATGAAGGTCGCCGCGGCGCGCGCGCTCGCCGAGCTCTCGAAGCAGGACGTGCCCGACGCGGTCGTCAAGGCCTACGGCGACCAGCCCCTGCAGTTCGGTCCGGACTACATCATCCCGAAGCCGCTCGACCCGCGCGTGCTGTTCGAGGTCGCACCCGCCGTCGCGAAGGCCGCGATGGACTCCGGCTGTGCCCGACAGGAGCTCGACCTCGAGGCGTACGAGGAGCGCCTGGAGGCCCGCCTCGGCAAGTCACGCGAGATGATGCGCGTCGTGCTGAACAAGGCGAAGTCCGACCCCAAGCGCATCGCGCTGGCGGAGGGTGCCGACGAGAAGATGATCCGCGCGGCGTACCAGCTCGAGGAGCAGGGCATCGCCGAGCCCATCCTCATCGGCAACGACAAGCGCATCACGAAGACGACCGAGCGCCTCGGGCTCGACTTCGAGCCGACCATCGCGAACCCACGCGCCGACGACGAGCGCCACGAGGACTACGCGGAGCGGCTCTACCAGGTGCGAAAGCGGAAGGGCCTGACCAAGAGCGAGGCCGAGGACCTCATCCGGCGCGACACGAACTACTACGGCAGCGTGATGGTCGAGTGTGGCGACGCCGACGCGCTCCTGACTGGACTCACCCACCACTACCCCTCCGCGCTGCGCCCGCCGCTGCAGGTCATCGGCACCGCCGAGGACGCCGACTTCGCGGCCGGCGTCTACATGCTGACGTTCAAGAACCGCGTCATCTTCTGTGCCGACACGACGGTCAACCAGGACCCCGACGCGAAGGTGCTCGCGGAGGTCGCCGACCACACCGCAGAGCTCGCCCGCAGCTTCAACGTCGACCCGCGGGTCGCCATGCTCTCGTACTCCAACTTCGGGAGTGTCGACAACCCCGGGACGCGCAAGCCCCGCCGGGCCGCCGACATGCTCCGGAACGACGGCGACGTCGACTACCCCGTCGACGGCGAGATGCAGGCCGACACCGCCGTCGTCGAGGAGATCCTCGAGGGCACCTACGAGTTCACGGACCTCGAGGAGCCAGCCAACGTGCTCGTCTTCCCCAATCTGGAAGCCGGCAACATCGGCTACAAGCTCCTCCAGCGCCTCGGCGGCGCGGAGGCCATCGGCCCGATGCTCGTCGGCATGGACAAGCCGGTCCACGTGCTCCAGCGCGGTGACGAGGTGAAGGACATCGTGAACCTCGCCGGGGTGGCCGTGGTCGACGCCCAGCAGAACGAGTAG
- a CDS encoding ribonuclease H: MAAHGRPALRDLFDESPTPHIAHPPETHHRDFYVATDGSYRADRPGGLGAVIETRDGTRVARVASSDAPPDNNVAEYRALHLGLDVLAARAPRTARVGILLDHDDLAANVNNALLAARHPDWEPTKRLDVPDASVNHWRGIRARLSGFDEARAARIHSDQNPAHPLANEPSRYAHVNREPDRCVLPEPVEPSRPTGPQYPPPSRADRNASD, from the coding sequence ATGGCCGCCCACGGCCGACCCGCCTTGCGGGACCTGTTCGACGAGTCGCCGACGCCGCACATCGCCCACCCGCCCGAGACGCACCATCGGGACTTCTACGTCGCCACAGACGGCTCCTACAGAGCGGACCGTCCCGGCGGGCTGGGTGCCGTCATCGAGACGCGCGACGGCACACGTGTCGCACGCGTCGCGTCGTCCGACGCGCCGCCCGACAACAACGTCGCGGAGTACCGCGCGCTCCACCTCGGGCTCGACGTGCTCGCCGCCCGTGCGCCGCGGACGGCCCGCGTGGGCATCCTCCTCGACCACGACGACCTCGCCGCGAACGTCAACAACGCGCTGCTCGCGGCCCGGCACCCCGACTGGGAGCCGACGAAGCGCCTCGACGTGCCCGACGCCAGCGTGAACCACTGGCGTGGCATCCGCGCCCGCCTCTCCGGCTTCGACGAGGCGCGCGCCGCACGCATCCACTCCGACCAGAACCCGGCGCACCCGCTGGCGAACGAACCGTCGCGCTACGCGCACGTCAACCGGGAGCCGGACCGCTGCGTGCTCCCGGAACCGGTGGAGCCGTCGCGGCCGACCGGGCCGCAGTACCCGCCGCCGTCCCGCGCGGATCGCAACGCCTCGGACTAG
- a CDS encoding DMT family transporter has translation MSRYRNVALFLLLAAVWGSAFMAIKAGVEFIPPVLFAALRYDIAGVLMLGYVVVAVDDWYPTTRAGWTEVVIGGVFMIAAYHALLFVGETGPVSSAAAAVLVALSPVLTTAFARLLLPNEPVTASTWLGMFIALVGVVVLMNPDPQQLLTDAVVSKSLVFGAAAAFALGSVLTRRVDGDLPIETMEAWSMLLGAALMHVASVAMPSESFAMVEWNLTAVLSLAYLAVAASALGFLVYFDLLDRLGPVEINMVSYVAPVFAAVSGWLVLDEAITLSTVAGFLVIFAGFVVVKRRAVAREFALLNSR, from the coding sequence GTGTCCCGGTACCGCAACGTCGCGCTGTTCCTCCTCCTCGCAGCGGTGTGGGGGAGCGCGTTCATGGCCATCAAAGCAGGCGTCGAGTTCATCCCGCCGGTGCTGTTCGCCGCACTCCGCTACGACATCGCCGGCGTGCTGATGCTCGGTTACGTCGTCGTCGCCGTCGACGACTGGTACCCGACGACGCGGGCGGGCTGGACCGAGGTCGTCATCGGCGGCGTGTTCATGATCGCGGCCTACCACGCGCTGCTGTTCGTCGGGGAGACCGGTCCCGTCAGCAGCGCGGCCGCCGCCGTCCTCGTCGCACTCTCGCCGGTGCTGACGACCGCGTTCGCCCGCCTGCTGCTGCCGAACGAACCCGTGACCGCGTCGACCTGGCTCGGGATGTTCATCGCGCTCGTCGGCGTCGTCGTGCTGATGAACCCCGACCCGCAGCAGTTGCTGACGGACGCGGTCGTCTCGAAGTCGCTGGTCTTCGGTGCCGCGGCGGCGTTCGCGCTCGGGAGCGTCCTCACCCGGCGGGTCGACGGGGACCTGCCCATCGAGACGATGGAGGCGTGGTCGATGCTGCTCGGTGCGGCGCTGATGCACGTCGCCAGCGTCGCGATGCCGTCGGAGTCGTTCGCGATGGTCGAGTGGAACCTGACCGCCGTCCTCTCGCTGGCGTACCTCGCGGTCGCGGCGAGCGCGCTCGGCTTCCTCGTCTACTTCGACCTGCTCGACCGGCTCGGCCCCGTCGAGATCAACATGGTCTCGTACGTCGCGCCGGTGTTCGCCGCGGTGTCGGGCTGGCTGGTGCTCGACGAGGCCATCACGCTCTCCACCGTCGCCGGCTTCCTGGTCATCTTCGCGGGCTTCGTCGTGGTGAAACGACGGGCCGTCGCGCGGGAGTTCGCGCTGTTGAACTCGCGGTAG
- a CDS encoding CARDB domain-containing protein, translating into MPSDAPRSVPGSSPLRTDERYRPHRDPQVIILVLIVLGTFAVMVGGLGTGPPFGDDNSSDGPVFPFYDYDGEEQPEPEAVTLSADRTVVDPGGTIAFTVVAGDRPVANATVRVDGQSVETDRNGTATVRFETPGDYTARVVEPEADNNTVARLPLRVRRFTVSLSASASETTVVTAEGLQVAVTRADTGEPVTGRVVVDGRTVRTNESGVATLSFDTAGGYELRVEKERTETERFTAVRVPISVERRSVALDVGLSSNRTRVDDAVTATVTRADTGEPVNASVTVANRSVWTGPDGTVPVALDASGTYDVAATAPRTDAVRFTDGAASLRVRPRLVGLDLAASQREVPAGERVTFAITRATTGEPVAGTVELFGTEYVTGADGELRIRFQVPGEVTAVARAPETPRERFLSDRTNLTVVGADYTVTELDAPATAAGNETFTVAATVTNEGNARESDTATYRIGETVVATETVALDPNESTRVEFTVSASDLPPGEYVQTVSVGRDTAESSIRLTVNESRIRPTTTLETRGCPASI; encoded by the coding sequence ATGCCGTCGGATGCACCCCGTTCAGTCCCCGGGTCGTCGCCCCTCAGGACGGACGAACGCTATCGGCCACACCGGGACCCGCAGGTCATCATCCTCGTGCTCATCGTGCTGGGGACGTTCGCCGTGATGGTCGGCGGGCTCGGGACCGGGCCGCCCTTTGGCGACGACAACAGCTCCGACGGGCCGGTGTTCCCGTTCTACGACTACGACGGCGAGGAGCAGCCGGAGCCCGAGGCGGTCACGCTGTCGGCGGACCGGACCGTCGTCGACCCCGGCGGGACCATCGCGTTCACCGTCGTGGCGGGTGACAGACCGGTCGCCAACGCGACGGTACGGGTCGACGGCCAGTCGGTCGAGACCGACCGGAACGGGACCGCGACGGTCCGGTTCGAGACGCCGGGTGACTACACGGCACGCGTCGTCGAACCGGAGGCGGACAACAACACCGTCGCGCGCCTGCCCCTCCGTGTCCGACGGTTCACGGTTTCGCTGTCGGCGTCGGCGTCGGAGACGACCGTGGTCACCGCGGAGGGGCTGCAGGTGGCGGTGACGCGGGCCGACACCGGCGAGCCGGTGACCGGCCGGGTCGTCGTCGACGGCCGGACCGTCCGGACGAACGAGTCGGGCGTGGCGACGCTGTCGTTCGACACCGCCGGCGGCTACGAGCTCCGGGTCGAGAAGGAGCGGACGGAGACGGAGCGCTTCACCGCGGTCCGGGTCCCCATCTCGGTCGAGCGCCGGTCCGTCGCACTGGACGTGGGGCTCTCGTCGAACCGGACGCGCGTCGACGATGCCGTGACGGCGACGGTCACCCGGGCGGACACGGGCGAACCGGTGAACGCCTCGGTGACGGTCGCCAACCGGAGCGTCTGGACCGGTCCCGATGGGACCGTCCCGGTCGCGCTCGACGCCAGCGGGACGTACGACGTGGCCGCAACCGCACCACGGACGGATGCGGTGCGGTTCACCGATGGGGCGGCGAGCCTGCGGGTGCGCCCGCGGCTCGTCGGGCTCGACCTCGCGGCGAGTCAGAGAGAGGTTCCCGCTGGCGAGCGCGTGACGTTCGCCATCACGCGGGCGACGACGGGCGAGCCGGTGGCGGGGACCGTCGAGCTGTTCGGGACGGAGTACGTGACCGGTGCGGACGGCGAGCTCCGCATCCGGTTCCAGGTGCCGGGCGAGGTGACCGCGGTCGCGCGCGCCCCGGAGACGCCCCGGGAGCGGTTCCTGTCCGACCGGACGAACCTCACGGTCGTCGGGGCGGACTACACGGTGACCGAACTCGACGCCCCGGCGACCGCCGCGGGCAACGAGACGTTCACGGTCGCGGCGACGGTGACGAACGAGGGCAACGCCAGGGAGTCCGACACCGCCACCTATCGGATCGGTGAGACGGTGGTCGCGACCGAGACTGTGGCCCTCGACCCGAACGAGTCCACCCGTGTCGAGTTCACCGTGTCGGCGTCCGACCTACCCCCCGGCGAGTACGTACAGACCGTCTCTGTGGGCCGTGACACCGCGGAATCTTCCATCAGACTGACCGTGAACGAGTCCCGGATCCGGCCGACGACGACGTTGGAGACGCGGGGCTGCCCGGCCAGTATTTAG
- the mch gene encoding methenyltetrahydromethanopterin cyclohydrolase: MESLNRMAIELVDEAIDFAEVLDVGAYELENEATVLDFGVDFDGGIEAGTLLTEMQTAGMATVQTRMGEVAGAPHRYVDLVTDHPDLALLCSQKAGWEVGVEDFQGLGSGPARALVGTEDVFRKIGYHDAFDLTVLTIESDALPGEAVAEHVADMTETNPSSVFLVGFRTASLAGSVSIAARAAELAVFRLSELGYDPRDVISASGTAPVAPVAGSEEAAMARTNDALAYGGQVHLTVREEFDRFDELPSSVREEYGRPFEQVFDDVDWDLYEVDEDVFAPAQVTVDVVGGPTAVYGETDEEILADSFGL; this comes from the coding sequence ATGGAGAGTCTCAACCGGATGGCCATCGAGCTCGTGGACGAGGCCATCGACTTCGCGGAGGTACTCGACGTCGGTGCGTACGAACTGGAGAACGAGGCGACGGTGCTCGACTTCGGCGTCGACTTCGACGGCGGCATCGAGGCCGGTACGCTGCTCACCGAGATGCAGACCGCCGGCATGGCGACGGTGCAGACGCGCATGGGCGAGGTGGCCGGTGCGCCCCACCGGTACGTCGACCTCGTGACCGACCACCCGGACCTCGCGCTGCTGTGCTCGCAGAAGGCCGGCTGGGAGGTCGGCGTCGAGGACTTCCAGGGCCTGGGCAGCGGCCCCGCCCGCGCCCTCGTCGGCACCGAGGACGTGTTCCGGAAGATCGGCTACCACGACGCCTTCGACCTGACCGTCCTGACGATCGAGTCCGACGCGCTCCCCGGCGAGGCCGTCGCAGAGCACGTCGCCGACATGACCGAGACGAACCCATCGTCCGTCTTCCTCGTCGGCTTCCGGACCGCGAGCCTCGCCGGCAGCGTCAGTATCGCGGCCCGCGCCGCCGAACTCGCCGTCTTCCGGCTCTCCGAGCTCGGCTACGACCCGCGGGACGTGATCTCGGCCTCCGGCACCGCGCCCGTGGCACCGGTCGCCGGCTCGGAGGAGGCCGCGATGGCCCGGACGAACGACGCGCTGGCCTACGGCGGACAGGTCCACCTCACCGTCCGGGAGGAGTTCGACCGCTTCGACGAGCTCCCGTCCTCGGTGCGCGAGGAGTACGGCCGGCCCTTCGAGCAGGTGTTCGACGACGTAGACTGGGACCTCTACGAGGTCGACGAGGACGTGTTCGCGCCGGCCCAGGTCACCGTCGACGTGGTCGGCGGCCCGACCGCGGTGTACGGCGAGACGGACGAGGAGATACTCGCGGATTCGTTCGGACTGTGA